The genomic stretch AGTAGTAGCACATATTCGCACTCCAGAATATGAGTCTTTTGTTAAAAATGCCGGAGCGGATTATGTTGTCATTGGTGAAGAACTCTCACCAGCTAGTGAATACGGCCCTTATCATTTGATTGTCGAATCAGTAGGTGGCAAGACTTTAGGAACGGCTTTGGGCTTGTTGGCAGAAAATGGAGTGACAGTGCTACTTGGTGTTTCTGGGGGAGCAGAGGTAACATTCGATGCACAACGTTTTTTTGCAACAGGTGGTGCGAGTTTATACGGCTTAATATTGTTTCACGAACTACAACGAGAATCAGCAGCAATTGGATTAACAAGGCTTGTGAATTTGGTAGCAGCAGGTAAGTTGCATCCACATATCGATTTAGAAGCTTCTTGGACAGAAGTTGCTGATGTAGCACAAAAACTGCTCGACAGAAGTTTTCCTGGAAAGGCGATATTGCATATCGCGGATTAGACACATAGGGCATCTAAAATTAGAGCGATCGCCAGAGGCGATCGCTACTTTTTTAGACAAATTGCACCACACCCCATTGTCCATTCGTTAACCAATCAGGATCGGATTTTGGCACTTGCTCAACAACTTCAGGTGGAATGCCTGCTGCTACTTCTGATTTGAGAGTACGTAGAGCTACTATTGGAACAGGTAAATATGACACTATATCTGCAAAATTAGTCGTATAATCCCAGTGCCTATCTCCCAACAATCTGCGATAATTTGCGTCACCTTTGATAATCAGCAAACTTGCATTTGCTAACTCATTTTTGAGTGAATCTGGTATTTCCCAAAATGCTAAAGGCGATGTCCAAAAATAATCATCGCCTAGAACTAATTGCCCTGCTGTCATATATGCTTGCAACCTTTCACCAACAACTGAAACTTTTTCATAGCCAGATGTTGCTAAAAACTCTGTTGTATCGTTTACATCTTTAATCATGGCATCAGAAACAAAAGTAGGGTGAGGTTTCAAGTGCAGCTTAACTTGACTAGCAATACCACTACCTAATAGAAAATCTACTAAACATAAGTCGCAAACAAGTTCAAACCCAGCATTATCGACGATAAAATCAATTCGCTTACCTGGATGATTAAGTAATAACTTCGTTACTTTATACACATCATTTACTAAAATATGAGCTTCTTGGCTTTCGATGTCAAAACGACTGCGATTTGCCTCAAAGGCTGACCACAAACTCAAGTCAACTCGATTACCCCAAAGTGCAAAATATATTAGTGCAGTCAAAGCAGTCTGGTGAATCTGACTAGGTTTTTGGGATTCTTCTAACCAATTTGTTACTTGAGTGCCTAGAGCGATAATTGCATCTAGAGATGTGTTTAAACCTTGAGATTTTTGCAATTGGAACGGATCTACACCTTGCCATTCACCGGGAAGAAAATAATTAGTAATGTTGAGAATGAGCCGATAAAAATAAGTTTCGGCAAAGAACCAGGGAATATCTACCCAACGTTGCCCCTTGTATGGTTCTAGATATTTATCCCAAGCTGCAAAATCTATATTAGTATCATTTACCAAAGGTAATAAATAACCCGATGGCAGTTCATTGGCTAGGTTTTCTAAACTTTCATTAATGTTAGGTGAAAAATTGTTTTCAGCAATAACTCGGCGAGCAATTCCAGGCATTCTTTGAGTGACTGTAAACTCAGTGAAAGTGCCGCGTTCTGATCCGACAAGGGGTGCTGGCAAGGGTAAGTTGGGAATTTGTGATTTCATCACCAAAATTTTCTCTTGTAAAGATTCAGGTCAAAAAACAGGAATAAATGAAGTATAAGCAGTTTGATGACCAGAAGCAGGAATCCCTCAGAGTAGTTTTGGGGAGAATGTCACCGAATCGGCAAAGCGATCGCAAATTCAGTTCCTTGCCCTGCTTGAGACATAAAACTGAGTTGTCCCCCGTGTTTTTCCTCTACAATTTGACGAGAAATCGATAATCCCATTCCTGTGCCCTTACCAACCGCTTTGGTTGTGAAAAGGTAATCAAACATCTTCTGTTGAACTTCTGGCGGTATACCAATACCGTTATCTGCAATCCGAATTACAACATACTCATCTGCCACAGCTGTTTGAATCTGAATTTGTGGGGTTGGGTACTGGTGATTGGGTACTGGTGATTGGGTATCGGGAAAAGCTCTTCCTAGTCCCCACTCCCTAGTCCCTAGTCCCTCTTCTAAAGCATCGATCGCATTCGCCAGAATGTTCATAAACACCTGATTGAGCAGTCCTGGATAACACTCCAATTTAGGTAATTCCCCGTAGCTCTTAATCACTTCAATTGCTGGGCGATCGCCTACAGCTTTCAAGCGATGTCCCAAAATAGTTAGTGTAATCTCCAATCCATCATGAACATTTACCTGCACTTTGGCTGTGGCATCAGAACGCGAGAAATTTCGCAGAGAAATCGAGATGTCTTTAATTCTCTCTGTACTTAATTTCATAGACTTCAGTAGTTTGAGCAAATCTTGTAGTATAAATTCAATATCAACTTCTCCTAGCGTTTGCTCTAGCTTTAGTGTTGCTTCGGGAAAATACTGCTGATAAAACTCAATTATCTGCGTTAAATCGGACACATACTCAAACGCTGGCGCGAGGTTGCTTACAAGACATCCAATTGGATTATTGAGTTCATGGGCGATACCAGCCACTAGTTGCCCCAAAGCCGACATCTTCTCACTTTGAACCAAATGCAGCTGCGATCGCTGTAACTCCTGCAAGGCTTGAGAGAGTTCAGCAGTTCGCTCACTTACGCGCTGTTCAAGAATTTCATTCCCTTGCTGTAATTGTGCGTTCTTCTCCTCCAGCGTTTTAGTCAAATGTCGCAGTTGTAAGTGAACATTGACTCTAGCAAGAACTTCTTGTTCTTCAAAGGGTTTGGTAATGTAATCTACTGCACCCAACGACAGCCCCTTTACTTTGCTATCTGTATCTGCCAGCGCCGTTGTAAAAATAATTGGAATGGTTTGAGTTGCTGGATTTGCTTTTAAACGGGTACAAGTTTCAAAACCATCCATCCCCGGCATTTGCACATCTAACAAAATCAATTCAGGAGATTGCTGCTGGACAATATTGATGGCACTGGCTCCATCCATCGCCATACGAATTTTTAACCCCACTTGTTTGAGCGCTTGAGACAGCACAGACAAGTTAGTTGAGTTATCATCCACAATTAAAATAAATCCGGTCGCTGAGTGATGCATAATTTGTCAAAAGTTGTTGACTAAAGATTGAAGAAACGTTGTGAGTGTATTCAATTCACAGTCTTCTGCAAGGTTTGAGATTTTTTGAGCAAAGGCTGCCAATTGAGGATCTGCTGCTTTAAGTTTTTCAACAGCCTCTACAAGTTCATCCAAGTCTCCCATTTCGATTAACTGATTCAGATGCTGCAAATCTTCTATTGAAGGTGCTTTGATAGTTTCTGAAGTCATGTCATCAGCAATGTTGGCTGCTGTAGCGACAGGTTCAGTTTTGGTGTCATAAACCCACTCTAATTTGAGGTAACGTTGAATCAACTGAAGTAGACTCTCAGCCTCGATTGGTTTTGGTAAAAATTCATTC from Chlorogloeopsis sp. ULAP01 encodes the following:
- a CDS encoding damage-control phosphatase ARMT1 family protein; this encodes MKSQIPNLPLPAPLVGSERGTFTEFTVTQRMPGIARRVIAENNFSPNINESLENLANELPSGYLLPLVNDTNIDFAAWDKYLEPYKGQRWVDIPWFFAETYFYRLILNITNYFLPGEWQGVDPFQLQKSQGLNTSLDAIIALGTQVTNWLEESQKPSQIHQTALTALIYFALWGNRVDLSLWSAFEANRSRFDIESQEAHILVNDVYKVTKLLLNHPGKRIDFIVDNAGFELVCDLCLVDFLLGSGIASQVKLHLKPHPTFVSDAMIKDVNDTTEFLATSGYEKVSVVGERLQAYMTAGQLVLGDDYFWTSPLAFWEIPDSLKNELANASLLIIKGDANYRRLLGDRHWDYTTNFADIVSYLPVPIVALRTLKSEVAAGIPPEVVEQVPKSDPDWLTNGQWGVVQFV
- a CDS encoding response regulator — encoded protein: MHHSATGFILIVDDNSTNLSVLSQALKQVGLKIRMAMDGASAINIVQQQSPELILLDVQMPGMDGFETCTRLKANPATQTIPIIFTTALADTDSKVKGLSLGAVDYITKPFEEQEVLARVNVHLQLRHLTKTLEEKNAQLQQGNEILEQRVSERTAELSQALQELQRSQLHLVQSEKMSALGQLVAGIAHELNNPIGCLVSNLAPAFEYVSDLTQIIEFYQQYFPEATLKLEQTLGEVDIEFILQDLLKLLKSMKLSTERIKDISISLRNFSRSDATAKVQVNVHDGLEITLTILGHRLKAVGDRPAIEVIKSYGELPKLECYPGLLNQVFMNILANAIDALEEGLGTREWGLGRAFPDTQSPVPNHQYPTPQIQIQTAVADEYVVIRIADNGIGIPPEVQQKMFDYLFTTKAVGKGTGMGLSISRQIVEEKHGGQLSFMSQAGQGTEFAIALPIR